From the Sanguibacter sp. HDW7 genome, the window AGGATCTGCGCGAGGTCGACGCCGCGGGTGTGTGCGACGCCGTGCTCCCGGTAGGAGGGGAAGGCGTAGTCCTGCGGGGCGAGCGCGCGGCCCGAGCCGACCTGCGCCGCCTCCTGGCCGAGGCACTGCGCCCACAGGCCGAGCTGGCCCTGGCGCTGCAGCGACGTCGCCTCGTCGTCGAACGCGCGCACGAGCACCATGTCGCGCCACAGGTCGCGGACGTCGCCGTGGTCGAGGTGCGCGGCGCGCTCCCGGTACGGCTCCCAGCGTTCGTCGGTCGTGCGCTCGCCCGAGGGCGTCAGCAGCTGCACCATGGGCACGTCGTGGCCGGTCCGGCCCGTGCTCTCGATCGCGTCGTCGGTCACGGAGGTTCTCCCCGAGGGCTCTCGGCGGGACGCCGGCCGGGGCCGACGTTGGCTACGGTTGCGTAACCTACGCCAGCGTAAGCAGACATGATCGACGAAGGGATGGGCTGCCGCGCCACGCGACCCGCCCGTTCTTTGTGGAGGTTCCACAAAACCTAGGACCGAGGTCCCGGAACAGGCGCTCAGCGCTCCTTGCGGTCCGCGCGGCCGATCGCGATCGACCCGAGGAACGACACGAACGTCACGAGGAGGGCCGCCACGAACGCCGTCCAGAAGCCCCCGTCGATCCGGATGCCCCACGACGTCTTCCCCGTGATCCATGCCGTGAGCATGAGCATGAGCGTATTGACGACGAACGTGAACAGGCCGAGCGTGAGGATGTAGAACGGCACCGAGAGGAACGCGACGATCGGCCGCACAGCCGCGTTGACGACCGTGAAGATCACCGCGGCGCCGAGCAGGACGGCGATCATGCCCTCCGTCGAGCCCGCACCGACGATCTCGAGTCCGGAGACGAGCAACGACGTGATCCACAGGGCGAAGGCGTTGACGACGACACGCAGCACGAAGGTCATCCCTTGATCCTGCCAGCAAGCCACCTCCGTGTCAGTGGGATGCTGTCCCCGTGAGCGACAACCCCCAGCTGCGGCCCGCGGTCGACGCGCTGCCCGCCTACGTCCCCGGTGCCCGCGCAGGAGCGACCTCGTTCAAGCTCTCGTCGAACGAGAACCCCTACCCCGTGCACCCCGCCGTCGTCGCCGCGATCGTCGACGCCGCGCAGGACACCAACCGCTACCCCGACATGCACGCGACCGAGCTGTGCGCCGCGATCGCCGACATGGTCGGCGTCCGTGCCGAGGAGGTCGTCGTCGGCAACGGCTCCGTCGCGGTGCTCGCGCACGTGCTCGGGGCGTTCGTCGACGCGGGCGACGAGGTCGTCCTCCCCTGGCGGTCCTTCGAGGCCTACCCCATCGCGATCCAGGTCGCCGGGGGCACGGGCGTCAACGTCCCACTCGCCGAGGGCGGCAGGCTCGACCTCCCCGCGATGGCCGCGGCCGTCACCGAGCGCACCAAGGTCGTCCTCGTGTGCACGCCCAACAACCCCACCGGCCCCGCGGTCCACGCCGACGAGCTCGACGCGTTCCTCGCCGCGGTGCCGCGCCACGTCGTCGTCGTCCTCGACGAGGCGTACGTCGAGTTCGTCCGCGACCCCGAGGCACCCGACGGCGTCGCCGTCTACGCCGCGCACCCCAACGTGGTCCTCCTGCGCACCCTGTCGAAGGCCTACGGGCTCGCGGGCCTGCGCGTCGGCTACGCCGTCGCCCGTCCGCGCCTCGCCGCCGGCATCCGCGCCGTCGCGACGCCCTTCGGCGTCTCCCACGTCGCACAGCGCGCCGCGATCGCCGCGATCGGCGTCAAGGACCGCCTCCTCGAGATCGTCGACGAGCTCGTCGACGAGCGCACCCGGCTCGTCGGCCTCCTCGCCGCGCAGGACTGGGACCTGCCCGAGACCCAGGCGAACTTCGTGTGGCTCCCGCTCGGCGAGCAGACCGTCGCGCGCGCCGCCGAGGCCGCGAGCGCCGGCGTCGTCGTACGCCCCTTCGCGGGCGAGGGCATCCGCGTGAGCGTCGGCGAGCCCGAGGCCACCGACCTCTTCTGCGAGATCGCCGCGACGTGGCGCGAGGACGCCTGAGCCTCGCTCAGTCACCCGTGGGTTCCGGCACGTAGATCGTCACGGGTCCGGCAAGGGACCTCGCGAGCGGGCCCGACGCGCGACCGCCGACGTCCGCGAGCACCCCGTCGATCGCCTCGGTGACGCGCGAGCCGTCGAGCGCCGCCGCCGCGGCGGCGCCGTTGCCCGTCGAGTGAAGGCTGTCGCTGGGCACGAGGGACCCGTCCGCGGCCTCGTCCGGCCGCACCGTCACCGTCGTGCGCGTGAGCGTCGCCGGGTTGTCCCGGCCGTCGAGCTCGTGCACCTCGTCGCCCTCGACCTCGATGTGCAGGGCCTCGACCTCGTCCGGCAGGTCGATCCCGCCCGCAGGCGCACCCACGGTGACGAGCCCGCCCGAGCCACGCTTCGCGGCGAGCAGCGCCCCGATCGCGCCGCCCTGGCTGTGCCCGACGAACACGACCTTCTCCCCGTCCTTGACGCCGGCGACCTTCATGGACTGCTCGACCGCGCGGATCGCCTGCTCGTTCCGCCCCAGGAGCGCGCCCGTGTTGCCGCCCCACGTGCGGGAGTGGTCGGCGGCCCAGAACCCCTTGCTGAACGGCTTGATCGCGCCCTCGCTCCCCGGGACGTAGACGACCCACGAGCTCGAGCCGTCGCGCCGCAGGGTGCGCTGCACGCCGACCGCACCCTCCGGGGCCGTCCTGTTGATCGCGTCGAGCGTCGAGAGCGCCTCAGCCGTCGACCCTGCGCGCGCGGGCTTCGACCCGACCTCTCGGGCTCGCATGACCGGCGTCGGCAGCTCCTCACGCAGCTTTCCCGTCCACAGGTACGTCATCGGCTTCGCGACGAGCTCGTCGACCCCGCGCACGAGGACGTCCGCGGTCCCGGCACGCGAGAGCGGCTCCACCGGCAGCCCCGTGAGCAGGCGGCCAGCGACCTCGACCGGGTACAGCGGTGCGCGCAGGTCGGTGACGATGTCGAGGGCCGGCGTCGCGAGGTCGGCCCGCTCGGCCCCGTCACGCGTCCCGTCGAACGCCGTGCCGGCGGCCCGGGACAACGCCGAGACCCCGGCGACCACGGGGATCATCCGGACGAGCCGTTGCCACATCGGGCGTTCCCCGCGCGGCAGCGCGTTCACCTCGGCCTCCTCATACACCTCACGCGCCCCGACGAGCCCGTCCGCGAGCCGGCCGGCCTCGTCGGCTGCCATGCCCAGCGTGGTGCCGAGAAGCGCGAGCGCCCCCTGCGTGTCGGCGGCACCGGCCACGACCTCGGCGCGGGCCGTCGACGGGTCGCCCCACGCCGACGCCGCCGCGTCCTGCAGGGAAGCGACAGCGAGCGCCGTGCAGAGCCGGCCCTCGAGCCCGTCGACGTCCGTGCCCGCGCTCGCCGCCTGGTCCACCGCGCCCGACAGGCCCACCGCGAGACTGCGGAACGTCGTCGTGAGCGACGCGAGCTCGTCGAGGTCGACCGCCACGTCCGTGACGCCCCCCGCGACCGAGATGCCGCGCGGGAGCGGCTCCGGGCGGGCGATCGCGTCGTCGTACGGCACGACGCAGCCCGGGGGTGCACCGTCCGCCCCCGGGCGGACGGAGGTGTGCCGGTAGTCGTCCGTCCTCGACGTGCCTGGGGCTGCCTCCGCCGAGGGCACCGTCCCGCGCAGGCCACGCTGGAGCGTGCCGAGCGCGGACGGCGGCAGGCCCCCGTCCGGGAGGCCGGGCAGCGTCACGTCCGGAGACCGGCCGTTCACGGTCGCACCGCCTGCGCGGCACCGACGACGTTCTCCGCCGTCTCAGCGGCGGACCTCAGCGAGAACAGCGTCCGCTCGACCTCGGCCAGCTGCTCCGTCGCACGCTCGAGGTCGTCCCCCAGGAGCCCGACGAGCTCGCGAAAGCGCGTCGCAGCCCCCGACCGCCACGTCGTCGAGCCCACCGCGCGGAGCGTCACCTGAGCCGACGCGAGCGCGCCACCGACATGGTCGAGCCGCGCGGCGAGCCACGCGAGCTCGGCGCCGTCAGGGGCAGGGTGGAGGGGCAGGGTGGGGCTCTGTGCGTCCGTCATGTCCGAGAACGTAGGTGCGTCGACGACTCCCCGCGCGCCGGA encodes:
- a CDS encoding phage holin family protein gives rise to the protein MTFVLRVVVNAFALWITSLLVSGLEIVGAGSTEGMIAVLLGAAVIFTVVNAAVRPIVAFLSVPFYILTLGLFTFVVNTLMLMLTAWITGKTSWGIRIDGGFWTAFVAALLVTFVSFLGSIAIGRADRKER
- the hisC gene encoding histidinol-phosphate transaminase, with product MSDNPQLRPAVDALPAYVPGARAGATSFKLSSNENPYPVHPAVVAAIVDAAQDTNRYPDMHATELCAAIADMVGVRAEEVVVGNGSVAVLAHVLGAFVDAGDEVVLPWRSFEAYPIAIQVAGGTGVNVPLAEGGRLDLPAMAAAVTERTKVVLVCTPNNPTGPAVHADELDAFLAAVPRHVVVVLDEAYVEFVRDPEAPDGVAVYAAHPNVVLLRTLSKAYGLAGLRVGYAVARPRLAAGIRAVATPFGVSHVAQRAAIAAIGVKDRLLEIVDELVDERTRLVGLLAAQDWDLPETQANFVWLPLGEQTVARAAEAASAGVVVRPFAGEGIRVSVGEPEATDLFCEIAATWREDA